GCGGCTACCAAATGCGTTACCTTCGGGTCCTCGGGCATTCTCTTCGGAGTATTCGTTATCAAAGGATTTAGCCCGGAAGGGATCAAGGCTCTCATTTGTATGGGCTTTATTTTATTGACATCACCGGTCGCTGCCCATGCCATTGCCCGGGCAGCTTACCGCTGCGGGGAAAAACCCTGCCCATCCACGGTGATAGACCGATATGGTATTGCCATCGAGAAAGAAAAAATGAAAACACAAAGAAAACAACACCAACCGAACGATACAGGGACAAACAATAGTTGAATCGCTCAGAAGCACAGGTAGGAAAAGCGATCTTATA
This genomic interval from Atribacteraceae bacterium contains the following:
- the mnhG gene encoding monovalent cation/H(+) antiporter subunit G, with amino-acid sequence MIREIIGYIIICSGLAFNFFGALGLVRLPDIYNRLQAATKCVTFGSSGILFGVFVIKGFSPEGIKALICMGFILLTSPVAAHAIARAAYRCGEKPCPSTVIDRYGIAIEKEKMKTQRKQHQPNDTGTNNS